In the genome of Cryptomeria japonica chromosome 8, Sugi_1.0, whole genome shotgun sequence, one region contains:
- the LOC131052237 gene encoding expansin-B16: protein MKRIARFEEVLGKMFLMRAFFVVVVLFLVEEVASFEAEELEWRPATATWYGSPDGDGSDGGACGYGGLVDQKPLKARVGAVSPILFKGGEGCGACYKVKCMQEGMCSEKPVTIIVTDECPGGYCAFGRTHFDLSGAAFGHMATAGKTPELLNSGELPVLYRRTLCEYPGKNITFHINEGSTDYWFSILIEYEDGDGDVGAVHLKEADSDSWMEMKHLWGANWSALGGPMKAPFSLRITSLSSKRTLSARNVIPHNWFPNATYRSRLNFDD from the exons ATGAAGAGGATTGCTAGGTTTGAAGAGGTGTTAGGGAAAATGTTTTTAATGAGAGCCTTTTTTGTGGTTGTGGTGTTGTTTTTGGTGGAGGAGGTGGCTTCATTTGAGGCAGAGGAACTGGAATGGCGCCCTGCGACTGCTACCTGGTATGGCAGTCCGGACGGAGATGGAAGCGATG GTGGAGCCTGTGGATATGGCGGCCTTGTGGATCAGAAACCCCTTAAAGCGAGGGTTGGAGCTGTAAGCCCCATTTTGTTCAAAGGCGGAGAAGGCTGTGGAGCCTGTTACAAG GTGAAATGCATGCAAGAAGGTATGTGCTCAGAAAAGCCTGTTACTATTATAGTAACTGATGAATGCCCGGGAGGATACTGTGCATTTGGCAGAACGCATTTCGATCTCAGTGGAGCAGCATTTGGCCACATGGCGACTGCTGGCAAAACCCCCGAACTTCTCAATTCAGGAGAGCTCCCAGTTCTCTACAGACG GACATTGTGCGAATATCCAGGGAAGAACATCACATTCCATATAAACGAAGGATCAACAGACTACTGGTTCTCCATACTCATTGAGTATGAAGATGGTGATGGAGATGTGGGAGCAGTCCATCTGAAAGAG GCTGATTCAGATTCATGGATGGAAATGAAGCATTTGTGGGGGGCAAACTGGAGTGCTTTGGGAGGACCAATGAAGGCTCCATTCTCTCTGCGCATCACGTCTCTGTCCTCCAAAAGAACACTCTCTGCCAGAAATGTCATACCCCACAACTGGTTTCCTAACGCTACATACAGATCACGCCTTAATTTCGACGACTAG